In Solimonas sp. K1W22B-7, the DNA window CTTGCGCTCCTGGTAGATCTCGGAGAACTTGTAGTCGGTCCCTGCCTTGGGATCGCCGCCGCCCCAGAACTCATAGTCCGCGGGGGCTGAGGCGAAAAGCTCGATGGAGCTGTGGTCCGGAGGACCATAGTGGCGCTCGCCCCAGGTCTTGAGGGTGGGAGAGCTGATCGCCAGCCACCCCTTGGGGTCCCATTGACCCTTGTCCAGTAGATCGTAGGTCGCCTGGATGTCGTAGCGGTCGTGGAGGATATAGTTGGTTGCTGGCCTGGTCTTCGAGATGTCGATGTCCGCGCCGATGTACATCGAGAAAATCGAGTGAGGCCGACGATAGGCACGGATTCTCTCGATCGTGCGCTGGCTCAGATGGCTCGGATGGATCAGATTCTGGAACGTGCGGTGGACATCGGCATTGCTGACGACGACATCTGCCGAAATTCGTTCGCCATCGGAAAGCGTCACTCCTCGGACACGCCCGCTCTCCACGTCGATGGATCGAACCAGGGTCTTCGTGCGGATGACTCCGCCATGCGAGCGGATGACCTCGGCCAAGTTGGCCGCAATAACCTGGCCGCCCTGCACGGGGAAATAGGCGCCAGCGCGGAAGTAGTGCTGCAGCAGGAGCGCGACGAGGAGTGCCGGCGTCCGGGCCGGCGGAGTATTGTGCAGGTGCACCAGCGCCAGCAGGGCCCCTCTGGCTTCCTGGCTAAGTTTGCACCGGTCGAACAGGTGCCCGATCGGGAATTCGAGGCCGCGCGCAATTGCCAGCGCTTCCAGAGGACGCTTCAGCAGCGGAGCGAGGACGCCAACCGAATGGGGCACATCGTTGATGCGATCTCCGCCTTCGCCGATGTATCTCAGCTCCTTGATGGCCTTTGTGAGGCCGTCGGCGTCCTTCGGGTAGGCGGCGCGGAGATTGCTGGCCAGCCCTTCCCAGTTGGTTGGAACGCGGAAGCTGTGGTCTGGGAACATGACCGTGTCCATTCCGCTATCGTCCAGCCGCGACCACTTGATGCGATCCTCTACGCCCAGCCCGCGAAGTACGGTCGAAATCATTCCGTCCGAGCCGGGCTCGCAGCCACCGACATAGTGCACGCCGCAGTCGAACTCCCATTTTCCCTTGCGACGGAAGGTCTGTGAGCAGCCGCCCAGGATTTCATGTTGCTCAAGCAAGAGAACGGACTTCCCGACGGCGGATAGGCATGCGGCGGTCGACAATCCGCCCAGGCCAGAGCCGACCACGATGGCATCGTAGCGGCGCGATCCGCCCAAACCGCCAGGGATGGGATTGGCTCGCTCGCCGTGTGCCACGCCCAGCAAGGAGTCGATGCTGGTCAGCTTGACCCGGGGGCGCCCAGTCGTTGTGCCCGCTGCGCGTTCGGCGGCATCAATCGCTTGCCACCCTTGCCGGGTCACCAACTGAGGTTGCCGTCGAGCCAGCAGGGCGGCTATTTCCCCTCTGTCCGGAAGATCGGGCCGACCGACGATCCCGTGGGCGACGTCGCTCGCAAGTGCACGAACGGCATCGCGAGCGCACTTGCGATTTGTCCCGACGATGCCGCTCGGACCGCGTTTGGCCCAGCCGGTCACGTAGACGCCGGGCATCGCCTGCCCCTGCGAGAGGACGCGCCCGTCCTGGTTGGGAACTGTGCCTCGAGCTTCATCGAAGGGAAGACCATCGATCTTCAAGCCTCGATAGCCCACGGCGCGCAGGACAAGGCCAGCCTCGATCGTGGACTCGGCGGCCGCAGTGCTCTCCGTCGGCGCTCCATTCTGGAGATAGCCCAGTCGAAGGCCTTGAACCCGCGCTTCGCCCAGGATTTCGATGGGCGTGCTGAAGAACTTGAGATGCAGTTTGCGGGCGTACTGCCGGGCAGGCCGTTGAGCGTACGTGGTCAGGAGCTCGATTTTTCGCAGGGCACTTGCATCTGCGCCCTGTGCGATCGCGCTTTCCTTGCTCGGTAGATCGGTCGGGTCAACGATGATATCGACATCCGGAAGATCCGCGATCTCTTCAAGTTCGGCCGCGCCGAATGCTGCGTGAAGCGGACCGCGCCTGCCGACGAGAACGACTTCGCGGACGCTGCTTGCCCGCAACGCCTGCAGGGCGTGATCCGCGATATCCGTGCTGGCGAGGCTGTCCGGAGCACTCAGGAGTATCCGCGCGACATCCAGTGCGACATTCCCGTTGCCGACCACCACAGCACGTTGCGTGGACAGATCGAAATTGAAGTCTCGAGCCTCTGGATTGCCGTTGTACCAGGCAACGAAGCTCCTGGCGGAGGCGCTACCGGTCAGGTTTTCGCCTGGGATGCCGATGAGTCGATCACCCGCGGCGCCATGGGCAAGAATGATTGCGTCGTAGGATCGCGAGAGCTCCGCGACTGAAATGTTCTGGCCTACACAGATATTGCCGAAAAACCGGAAGCGCTCATGGTTGGCAAGGCGCTCGAAGGTATCAGCGATGCGCTTGCGTTCCGGGTGGTCGGGCGCGACGCCGCTGCGAATCAGCCCCCATGGGGTCGGCTGCCGTTCAAAGACATCCACCTCGACCGGTTGCTGCATCAGGTGAACCATGCGGCCGTCCAGCCAGGTACCGCCCGGGCTGCCCAGAAGGTGCGCCGTCGCATACATCCCGGCAGGCCCGGAGCCCACGACCGCTACGCGGAGAGCTTTCGGGTCAGACATGGCGGAGGCCCTCGAAGTACTGCGCGTTCTGGCGGATCGCGTCCTTCCAGCGTTCCGGGACCCGGCGGGAGTCGAAGATGGCTCCGACCGGGCACGCTTCGACGCAGGCTTCACAATCTATGCAGCGAGTCGGATCGATGTAGAGCTGATCAGCGCTATCGAACGCTCTGTCATCCGGAGTGGGGCTGATAGCTCCAGCTGGGCACACCTCTACGCAGGAGTAGTCGGCTACACAAGGTGAGGTGATGACGAATGGCATAGACGGCTCTCCTTTTTGCCCTGGAGCCAAAAAATGACATAAGGGCTGTTATAACAGTGTTTTATCTGGTTTGTACCCTGCAACATCTTCGGGCGGGACCTGACGGGCTGAACCCTGTCTTCAAGGCATCCCGATCGACGACCAGAGGATGCGCCGGACCTCACGGGGGGCGGCGTAGCCGGTGGCCGGATGCGCGGTCTCGCCGTCGTCCAGATCGAGCCGCGATTGCCGCAGCGTTCCAGACGGGAAGCGCTCAGACCACCGCCCCGATCGACCACCGAATTCGCGGTGCAAGGCCGATTTGCTGTGGTTTTCCATGGCTTACCTCCTGTAGCGATGCCGCGGGAACCTGGGGTATAGCGTTCCCCATCCGCGGTCGATCGACCCCAACCCTTAGTTAGTTAGCAGGAGGCCGTCGTGGCTTCAGGCTGGCTGCAGGCCGTAGCGCGCATGGCCCGTCAGTGACTGCCCCCCGTCGCAGACCACAGTCGTCCCCGTGATGTAGCCGGCAGCACTCGTCGAAAGGAACAAGGCCAAGTCCGCGATCTCGTCAAGGCTGGCGTAGCGTCCCAGCGGAATACGCTCGTATAGGGCCGCGCGAGACGCCTCGTCAGGAGTCAGGCGGGCCATGCCCTCGGTACCGTCTACCGGCCCCGGGGCGAGCGAGTTCACGCGCACGCCGTCCTTCCCCCACTCTAGGGCCAAAACCTGGGTCAGCATCTGAATGCCCGCCTTGGCAGAACACACGTGGGCCTGTCCCTCCGCGGGTAGCAATGCGTGGGTCGCGCTGATGGCCAGCAATGAGGCGCCAGGCTTGCGCAGCCTCGGATAGGCAGCGCGGAACACGTGGAACGTCCCGTTGAGATCGATGTCGACCACAGTGCGGAACCCGTTTGATGACAGGGTGTGCGCCGGAGCGACAAAGTTGCCAGCTGCCCCGGAGACAACGATGTCGATGGGGCCCAGGCTGTCTGCGCACTGGTTGATTGCAGCCTCCACAGCAGCAAAGTCGCGCACGTCCGCGGCCGCTCCCTCAGCCTTGGCGCCCAATGCGCGCAGCTCCGCCACGGTGTCATCGATTTTCGACTGATCCCGGCTGACGACGAAAACTGCCGCGCCATGAGCCGCATAACGACGCGCGATGGCGCGATTGATTCCGCGGCTGCCGCCGGCAACGAAGGCTACGCGGCCGGAAAGTGCCGAGGCGCTGAAGAGTGACGTGGAGGAGTTCATGGGAGGCACCAATTCAGAGACCGTAGGACGGAGCACGCTTCTGCTGCACTGCATCGAGGGATTCGCGCAGGTCTTCACCCGGCATCATGGCCGCGTTCCAGGCTGCGACGTAGGACAAGCCGTCAGCGACACTCCGGTCTCGGGCCCAGAGCAGGTTTCGCTTGATGCCTCGCAAGGCCACCGGTGATTTCGACGCAATGGTTGCCGCGAGGCGATTCACCGCCTCGCGCAGGGTATCGGGGGATTCATGAACCTGGGATACCAATCCCAGCTTCCGCGCCTCCTGGCCGTCGAAGTGCTGGGCGGTGTAGCTGAGCTCTGCCAGGACCGAGTATCCGAGCACGTGTCTCAGGCGCTGGATCGTGCCCACGTCAGGGACGACCCCGAGATCCGCCTCCTTGATGGAGAAGCGCGCATCCACCGTGCAGAGCCGCATGTCGCAGGCGGCAATCAGGTCCACTCCGGCGCCGATACAGGCACCCTGAATCTCCGCGATCACCGGGACGCGCAGACCCTCGATGGCGTTGAAGGCAGCCTGCACACGTTCGATGAATGCGAGCAGCGCCTCTCGCCCCCGCGCCGAGCAAGCATTTCCAGAGGCTAGTTCCAGCAGGTGACGGATCACCGACAGGTCGATCCCCGCGCAGAAATGACGCCCTTCACCGAACAGGATCGCCACTCGTAGGCCCTGCTGGCCGGACAGCCAAGCGAAGGCCGCAGGGAGTTCCTCCCACATGGCCAGATCGAAAGCATTGGCCTTGTCCGGACGACATAGCCCGACACGTCCGATGTGGCCATCCATCGTGGCCCGAACCGCGCTACCCCTGTATTCCATGCTCATGTCCTCAGAAGCGCTTGCCCAGCGACAGGCCGGTGATGATCTGCTGCACGTGGATATCGGCCTCGCCGCCGCCGAATGCCGCGGGAATTGAGCCACTGCCGGCAACACGGCTCCGCGGCACGAACGCCGAAACGCCGGTGATTTCCCAGCCACCCGCCAGGGACTGAGTCGTACCGAGCGTGTAGTGCTCCTTCATCACCAAGGGAGCGGCCATGCCGAAGAAAGTTTCAGAGGGCGGCATGATCTCGCTGGACCGGCTGTATCCGGCGCGCAGCCGCAGGCCCGGACGCACATCCCAGGCGAACCCGAACTTGTAGATATCCTGATCTCGCCAACCGAAGCCAGGACCGCCATCCGATCCCAGGAGACGGCCCTGGGCAAGCCGCGAGGCAGGGTTGCCCGTAGCGTCCTGACCACTGAATTCCACACGGCTGAAGTCGACACTGAAGGACAGCACAGGGGTTGCCTGGTAGCGGAGTCCCAGGCCCAGGATCGCCGGCAGGTCTAGTTGGCCACCGTTCGGCAGTAACCCGCGGTAGCGACGGAACTTGCCCAGCCGCGTCGGCGAACGCCATGCGATCCCGGAGTCCAGTTGCTCGCTCAGGCGGCCTTGCCAGCCGATCTGCAGGCTGTAGCCGAATTCCGAATCCGATCCCTGGTCGGAGACCTGGGCGGGCGATTGGGAAACCGGCGCCAGGAAGCCCAGACCCTTCGCATTGATTTCCTGATACGCAAGATTCAGCCCTACGCCGACGTTCTGGCCGGGGACGACGGCATAGGCCATCGAGGTGGAGACCACCGACTGCATGAGCTTGATGCCCGCTCGGTCGCTCCCGCCAAACCGGGCGTAGGGGCTGCGCTTGTAGTCGGTACCGAACCCCGCACCGAACACGGTGACGCCGATGGCGGCGCGATCGCCCAGCGGAGTGGACCAGCCACCCTGGGGAATGAAGAAGTGCGCCTGCCCGTCCGACCGGTAAGCATCATTGGCACCGAATGCATTGCCGCCAATGGCACTGCCTGCTTCCACGTAGAGCCAGTCCAGGCCCAGGTCGAAGCGACGCCCCAGAGACAAGACCGCTGCCGAGTTGGCCGCCATCGCGGGGGTGTCCTCGGCGCGGGCCACGGCCACGCCACCCGCCCCCTCGGATTTCAATCCGTAGCCGTGGGCAAACACCCCGTATCCGGCACTGACCGGCCCCGCATGCGCCAGCAGGAGCGCCAAGGCTCCCACGCCAGATCGCTTGAGCACATCTCCTCCGGCCGCACGCGGCTCTGCATGTTCTGAGGCCAAGCCTAGGCGGCCATCGCCGCATTCCCCCTGACCGAAAGTTTGGGAAACGGACGGCCTGGGCGGGGAAAGGTAGGACCCCGTGCTGTACCCGAGAGGAGAAAGAACATGAATATGCCTGCCCAGACCGCGCCGGCCGTCCGCCTGCCGCCGAGCCGCAACTTCATCGGCGGCGAGTGGCTGGACGATCCCGCCGCTGAGCGTATCGAGGTCTGCGACCCCTCCACAGAGGCAGTGATCGGGAACATCCCCCGCAGCACCCCCGCTGCCGTCGACCAGGCCGTACGGGCCGCGCGCACCGCTTTCGAAGATCCTGCATGGCGCGACCTGCCGCTGATTGCGCGTGAGCGGCTGATCCACCGCTTGGCCGACCTCCTGGAAGCGAACACTGCCGACATGGCCGCAATCGAAAGCCTCGACAACGGCAAGCCGGTGATGTTCTCCAGCACCCTGGACGTGCCTTATTCCGTGGCCTGGCTGCGCTACTTCGCCGGCTGGCCGACCAAGCTCTCGGGCAAGTCCCTGAACGCTGCCGTGCATGGCCCGGCCTATCACTGCTACACCCTGCGAGAACCCGTGGGCGTCGTGGGCCTGATCGTGCCGTGGAATTTCCCGCTGGTGCTGGCGGTGTGGAAGATCGCGCCGGCTCTGGCTGCAGGCTGCACGATCGTGCTGAAGCCGGCGGAGCAGACGCCCTATTCGGCCTTGCGGCTCGCTCAGCTCGTCGAGGAGGCGGGGTTCCCCAAGGGTGTCTTCAACGTGGTGCTCGGTGACGGCAGCACCGGCCAGGCCATCGTTGACCACCCTGGCGTTGCCAAGCTGTCCTTCACGGGCTCCACGGCCGTGGGCAAGCGCATCCTTGCCAGCGTCGCCAAGGACCTGAAGCGAGTAACGCTTGAACTGGGCGGCAAGTCGCCGACGATCATCCTGCCGGACGCAGACCTGGAGCAGGCCATCCCGGGTGCGGCACAGGCGGCGTTCGTGAATTCCGGCCAGATCTGCTTTGCGGGCACCCGGCTGTTCGCGCCCCGCAAGCACTTCGACAAGGTGCTGGAAGGCATCGCCGGTGTCGCCTCAATGTTCAAGATCGGCGCGGGCCTGGAATCCGACACCATGCTCGGGCCGGTGATCAGCTCCCGCCAGGCGGACAGCGTGATGGACAAGCTGCAAGCCGGCGTGAAAGCAGGCGCGACCGTATTCAGCGGCGGCAAGCGGCTGGATCGCAAGGGCTACTTCATCGAGCCCACCATCCTCGTCACCGAAGATGCCCAGAACCCTGCCTACCGCGAGGAGCTCTTCGGCCCGGTACTGACCGCAACGCCGTACGACGACATCAACGATATCGCCGCGATGGCCAATGATTCCGACTACGGCCTCGGCGCGCACGTCTATACGCGTGATCTGTCCGCCGCGCACCAGCTCGCGCGCAAGATCCAGGCGGGCACCGTCTGGGTCAACACCCAGCTGACCCCGGACCCCAACCTGCCCTTCGGCGGCTTCAAGCAATCCGGCTGGGGTCGCGAGAATGGCGAGGACGTGTTCGCGCACTACCTCGAAACCAAGACGGTGATGATGAAGATCGCCTGAAGCGACCGGGAGACCAGGTCATGGGGGAGGTGCACATGTGCGGCCAGGGCGTGCCACTGGTGCTGCTGCACGGCGTCGGCGGCAGTTGGCGGATGTGGAAGCCGGTGCTGCCGCTGCTGGAACGGCAGTTCCGCGTGATAGTACCGACGCTGCCGGGACATCGTGGTGGCGAACCACTCCCGGCTGGAGTGGAACCAACGATCGGTCTGCTCGCCGACCGTCTACTGCTTCAGCTACGCGCCATGGGCATCGAGCAGGCGCATGTCGCCGGCAATTCCCTAGGGGGCTGGCTGGCGGTGGAACTGGCGCGGCGCGGGTTCGCGCTCAGTGTTACCGCGCTTTCCCCAGCCGGTGGCTGGCGCAGCCTGCAGGACTACCGCGCCCTGGCGCGCAGCCTCGTAACCTCCTACCGGCTGATGCCGCTGCTGTTCCTGCTGTTCTGGCTGCTGATGGGCCTGGCCGCGGTGCGCCGAATCCTGTCGGTCCGCACAATGGAGCGCGGCGACCGCATGCCGAGCGATGAATTCCGCAGCAGCCTGGTGGCCTTCATGTGCTGCCGCATGATGCCGCGCCTGTTCCGCAACACCGAAGCCACCGGCGCGATCGAGCCCTACGACGCTCAGTCCCTGGCGGTATGCGTCGCCTGGTCGGAACGCGACCGTGTGCTGCCATTCGACACCTACGGCCGGCCGTTCCTCGATCGCGTCAGCGGCGCGCAGCACTGCGTGATCGAAGCCGCCGGCCACGTCCCGATGTATGACCAGCCCGAGGCCGTGGCGCGCCGCATCGCCGCCACCGCCACCGAACCGAGGGGAGTCCCGGCATGACCCAGAACCGCCGCATCGTACTGGCCGAAAGGCCACGCTACATCACGCCCACCGCCAACTGCTTCCAGCTCCAGAGCGGCGCGCTGCCGCAACCTGGCGAGGGCCAGTTGCTGGTACGCACCACCTGGCTGTCGCTGGACCCCTATTTGCACGGTCGCCTCAAGCGCACCACGGCGCAGGCCGAGCCAGTCAAGGTGGGCGACGTCATGGTCGGCGCCACCATCGGCCGCATCGAGCAGTCACGGCACCCGGACTACAAGGCCGGCGACCTCGTGCGCGGGTTCTGGGGCTGGCAAGACTATGCGGCGGTCGAGCCGAAGCGCGTACACAAGCTCGACCCCTGCCTGCAGCAACCATCGCTGGCGTTGGGTACGCTCGGCCTGCCCGGATTCGGCGCCTGGCTGGCGCTGAGGGTCCTGTCACCCGTCAAAGCGGGTGAAACCGTGGTGATCGGAACCGCCACTGGCGCGCTGGGGCAGACTGCCGGACAGATCGCAAAACTGATGGGCTGCCGCGTGGTGGGTATCGCCGGCGGCCCGGAGAAATGCCGGTTGGCCACCGAGCGCCTGGGTTACGACGCCTGCGTCGATCACCGCCAGCGCGATTTCGCCGACCACCTGCGGGCGGCCTGCCCGAAGGGCATCGATGTTTACGTCGAGACCATCGGCGGCAAGGCCACATCGGCGGTGCTGCGGCTTTGCAATCTTCAGGCACGCGTCACGGTTGCCGGGCTGATGTCGATGATCACGCGCCAGGGTTCGGCGGAAGATGCCTTGCTGGCCGACGACTTCCTCAACGAAGTGGTCAATCGCCGCCTGTCGATCCGCGGATTGGTGACCTTCGACCACATCGAGACGCACTTCGGCCTCTTCCAGGACGAAATGCTGGCCTGGATCGGCGATGGCCGCGTGAAGCCGGTTGAGCACGTTGTCGATGGCCTTGAGCACGCGCCGTCGGCGCTGCAAGGCCTGTTCGAAGGACGCAACCTCGGCAAGCTGATCGTGAAGGTGGCCGACTGATGAACCTGCTGCGCGAAACCATGGCCGCAACGCCACTGGCGCCCGCCCTCGAAGCGCGTCGCCTGGCGCGCACGCCGGGGATGCGCGAGAAGATCGAGGCGCTATCTCAGCGACTGTCGCGTCCCCTCCTAGCCATGCAGCGCCAGGCCGAGTCCTGCCTGCGCGAGATGGTGGCGGTCAACAGTGCGCCGGCGGAGTACCTGTTCGACCATGGGCTGGGCCCGGCCCACACCCGCGCCTTCACCATCGAAGCCGATGGGGCGGCGCTGGCCCGCCTGCGCCAACTCAATGATCGACACGCACTGATATTCCTGCCCTCGCACCGTTCCTACGCCGACCCGTTCGTCATGACCAAAACGCTGCAGGAGCATGGCGTGTCGCGCACGCACATCCTCGGCGGCGACAACCTGCGCTTCTTTCCCTTTGGCCCGATTGCGCGCCATAGCGGCGGGGTGTTCATCCGCCGGAGCTTCAAAGACGACGAGGT includes these proteins:
- a CDS encoding enoyl-CoA hydratase-related protein codes for the protein MEYRGSAVRATMDGHIGRVGLCRPDKANAFDLAMWEELPAAFAWLSGQQGLRVAILFGEGRHFCAGIDLSVIRHLLELASGNACSARGREALLAFIERVQAAFNAIEGLRVPVIAEIQGACIGAGVDLIAACDMRLCTVDARFSIKEADLGVVPDVGTIQRLRHVLGYSVLAELSYTAQHFDGQEARKLGLVSQVHESPDTLREAVNRLAATIASKSPVALRGIKRNLLWARDRSVADGLSYVAAWNAAMMPGEDLRESLDAVQQKRAPSYGL
- a CDS encoding FAD-dependent oxidoreductase; amino-acid sequence: MSDPKALRVAVVGSGPAGMYATAHLLGSPGGTWLDGRMVHLMQQPVEVDVFERQPTPWGLIRSGVAPDHPERKRIADTFERLANHERFRFFGNICVGQNISVAELSRSYDAIILAHGAAGDRLIGIPGENLTGSASARSFVAWYNGNPEARDFNFDLSTQRAVVVGNGNVALDVARILLSAPDSLASTDIADHALQALRASSVREVVLVGRRGPLHAAFGAAELEEIADLPDVDIIVDPTDLPSKESAIAQGADASALRKIELLTTYAQRPARQYARKLHLKFFSTPIEILGEARVQGLRLGYLQNGAPTESTAAAESTIEAGLVLRAVGYRGLKIDGLPFDEARGTVPNQDGRVLSQGQAMPGVYVTGWAKRGPSGIVGTNRKCARDAVRALASDVAHGIVGRPDLPDRGEIAALLARRQPQLVTRQGWQAIDAAERAAGTTTGRPRVKLTSIDSLLGVAHGERANPIPGGLGGSRRYDAIVVGSGLGGLSTAACLSAVGKSVLLLEQHEILGGCSQTFRRKGKWEFDCGVHYVGGCEPGSDGMISTVLRGLGVEDRIKWSRLDDSGMDTVMFPDHSFRVPTNWEGLASNLRAAYPKDADGLTKAIKELRYIGEGGDRINDVPHSVGVLAPLLKRPLEALAIARGLEFPIGHLFDRCKLSQEARGALLALVHLHNTPPARTPALLVALLLQHYFRAGAYFPVQGGQVIAANLAEVIRSHGGVIRTKTLVRSIDVESGRVRGVTLSDGERISADVVVSNADVHRTFQNLIHPSHLSQRTIERIRAYRRPHSIFSMYIGADIDISKTRPATNYILHDRYDIQATYDLLDKGQWDPKGWLAISSPTLKTWGERHYGPPDHSSIELFASAPADYEFWGGGDPKAGTDYKFSEIYQERKAEFESVLLERTLKVLPELRGHVAWQESATPLTHERFTLSRMPYGPENAKDQIGPFRRLPVTTEIAGLFLAGASTAYLFGVAFTLRGGVGTASHIIGRDLLREFQKGVVISDRNALPEHGPHWDPFQASRGYSSGGPRGDDLLGHAA
- a CDS encoding aldehyde dehydrogenase family protein codes for the protein MNMPAQTAPAVRLPPSRNFIGGEWLDDPAAERIEVCDPSTEAVIGNIPRSTPAAVDQAVRAARTAFEDPAWRDLPLIARERLIHRLADLLEANTADMAAIESLDNGKPVMFSSTLDVPYSVAWLRYFAGWPTKLSGKSLNAAVHGPAYHCYTLREPVGVVGLIVPWNFPLVLAVWKIAPALAAGCTIVLKPAEQTPYSALRLAQLVEEAGFPKGVFNVVLGDGSTGQAIVDHPGVAKLSFTGSTAVGKRILASVAKDLKRVTLELGGKSPTIILPDADLEQAIPGAAQAAFVNSGQICFAGTRLFAPRKHFDKVLEGIAGVASMFKIGAGLESDTMLGPVISSRQADSVMDKLQAGVKAGATVFSGGKRLDRKGYFIEPTILVTEDAQNPAYREELFGPVLTATPYDDINDIAAMANDSDYGLGAHVYTRDLSAAHQLARKIQAGTVWVNTQLTPDPNLPFGGFKQSGWGRENGEDVFAHYLETKTVMMKIA
- a CDS encoding alpha/beta fold hydrolase — its product is MGEVHMCGQGVPLVLLHGVGGSWRMWKPVLPLLERQFRVIVPTLPGHRGGEPLPAGVEPTIGLLADRLLLQLRAMGIEQAHVAGNSLGGWLAVELARRGFALSVTALSPAGGWRSLQDYRALARSLVTSYRLMPLLFLLFWLLMGLAAVRRILSVRTMERGDRMPSDEFRSSLVAFMCCRMMPRLFRNTEATGAIEPYDAQSLAVCVAWSERDRVLPFDTYGRPFLDRVSGAQHCVIEAAGHVPMYDQPEAVARRIAATATEPRGVPA
- a CDS encoding SDR family oxidoreductase; this translates as MNSSTSLFSASALSGRVAFVAGGSRGINRAIARRYAAHGAAVFVVSRDQSKIDDTVAELRALGAKAEGAAADVRDFAAVEAAINQCADSLGPIDIVVSGAAGNFVAPAHTLSSNGFRTVVDIDLNGTFHVFRAAYPRLRKPGASLLAISATHALLPAEGQAHVCSAKAGIQMLTQVLALEWGKDGVRVNSLAPGPVDGTEGMARLTPDEASRAALYERIPLGRYASLDEIADLALFLSTSAAGYITGTTVVCDGGQSLTGHARYGLQPA
- a CDS encoding 4Fe-4S dicluster domain-containing protein, which encodes MPFVITSPCVADYSCVEVCPAGAISPTPDDRAFDSADQLYIDPTRCIDCEACVEACPVGAIFDSRRVPERWKDAIRQNAQYFEGLRHV
- a CDS encoding NADP-dependent oxidoreductase, translated to MTQNRRIVLAERPRYITPTANCFQLQSGALPQPGEGQLLVRTTWLSLDPYLHGRLKRTTAQAEPVKVGDVMVGATIGRIEQSRHPDYKAGDLVRGFWGWQDYAAVEPKRVHKLDPCLQQPSLALGTLGLPGFGAWLALRVLSPVKAGETVVIGTATGALGQTAGQIAKLMGCRVVGIAGGPEKCRLATERLGYDACVDHRQRDFADHLRAACPKGIDVYVETIGGKATSAVLRLCNLQARVTVAGLMSMITRQGSAEDALLADDFLNEVVNRRLSIRGLVTFDHIETHFGLFQDEMLAWIGDGRVKPVEHVVDGLEHAPSALQGLFEGRNLGKLIVKVAD
- a CDS encoding OmpP1/FadL family transporter, with protein sequence MALLLAHAGPVSAGYGVFAHGYGLKSEGAGGVAVARAEDTPAMAANSAAVLSLGRRFDLGLDWLYVEAGSAIGGNAFGANDAYRSDGQAHFFIPQGGWSTPLGDRAAIGVTVFGAGFGTDYKRSPYARFGGSDRAGIKLMQSVVSTSMAYAVVPGQNVGVGLNLAYQEINAKGLGFLAPVSQSPAQVSDQGSDSEFGYSLQIGWQGRLSEQLDSGIAWRSPTRLGKFRRYRGLLPNGGQLDLPAILGLGLRYQATPVLSFSVDFSRVEFSGQDATGNPASRLAQGRLLGSDGGPGFGWRDQDIYKFGFAWDVRPGLRLRAGYSRSSEIMPPSETFFGMAAPLVMKEHYTLGTTQSLAGGWEITGVSAFVPRSRVAGSGSIPAAFGGGEADIHVQQIITGLSLGKRF